The genomic stretch TATCTACACAAAGCTATTTGATACGATGGTTTGGTCAGTCATAAATTATGGCTCGTCTATTTGGGGCACGAGAGATTTCTCGTGCATCACTGCAGTACAGAATCGCGCCATGCGTTTCTACATGGGTGTGGGTAAATATACCCCAAACGATGCTGTGTCAGGTGACATGGGCTGGAAACCACCATGTGTTAAACAGTGGATAAATATTTTTAGACACTGGTCCAAATGTACAAAAATGGACAATAATAGAATtaattataaagtttttaaatggtCAGTGATGAAAGGTagttgtaaattaaaaaattggTGCTACAAAGTTATGGAGATGttgaaatcatttgattttgaaagatattgtaaaataaatgaaaattttcttgatAGTTATAGTATATCTCAGTTAGAAgagaaaatgtttgataaatataaaaaaagactgGTGTACCAGAATTTTTTCATATAGTACTGGTTGTAAATTGAGaacatataaactttttaaacataCTTATAACACTGAgcaatatttgctacaaaaaatGCCACTGCGCCATCGTAGTGCTTTTTCAAAGTTTAGATGTGGTGTAGCACcattaaaaattgaaactggtcgatatgaaagaaaaaatctaGACGAAAGAGTCTGTTTTAACTGCAATATTTTAGAGGACGaaaaacatgtacttttaaattGTCCCTTGTATGAAGATCTAAGACGTGctctttttattgatatattgtgtcataatgatatgtttttaaacttgtgtgatgaagaaaaatttatatatatgtttaaaaataccaatatttgtaatattgttgccaaaacctgcaataacattttaacaaggagaaacagtattttatatcattaactactgtatttgtagtattttataaaatgaataagtattatttgtattttaatagtctctcataattcttttaagaatggcacatacatgtatttaattgttttaactatgtttactgtataattaattttataattgtatcttgttttaatcatgttgtatgtggtgagactctaataaactattgaatctgaatctgtatCTCTTGATTTGTTGATTATACGTGATTTGAAGTAAATTACGATGATCGTTTAAAATATTTAGCAATAAATTAACGaataattagtattttattaCTGATATAGTTATTAATCAATTTATTTGTAGGTAGCCTATTAATGTTCTGCTAAAAACGCATACTTTCGAttgatttttaactatttttgaaaatttaaggaagctctataggtaccttagacttaagtgttattttaggcgtttccttagtataaggagttttatgcataccacttaagttTTGTGGGTGGGacttaaaacaactaagattttacttaggaaatactaagtttaagattttttatgcataccacttagataaaaagggcggagtttccttaactgaagtgtttactaaggaaattcttaacttaagtagctttatgcatacgggccctGTTTACCAATAACATGTGCATGctttattgaaagttcaaacagggtcagtaaagacttatcaaacgatgtatttgtttctacttttgtagcgttcAGAAAACAACAATTAACGagacacaacgtttacaaaattttggttagaaagaaatgcggcCTTTATTTCATTGAGCCGATTGGTAAATTTTTCAGTCCCATATTTACATTTTGTACCTGGGAAATTATTATGCAAATGTATTCCGACGTCAGAAATATAGTGGGCTTGACCAGTTAAAAGGcattgaaaaattatattaacatgaattattaacatctatagcaaaaacatacattttttaacaCCCCAACTGATTGTTTGTTTTCtaagtttaaattgtttacatGCTTTATATTAAGCGTTgcgttttaaattttctgttcaAATTTCCATTTTCATTACATTTTAATAAGACTACACATAGAATTACGATACACGTTATAAATTAAGCAaggaacaaataaaaaaagagcAACAAATTGTCTGGACAATTTACTACCCAACGTATCAAAAGGGATAATTCAAAAGTATTCGTATCTTCGACAAATGGCTCGGTGTTGAGATTATAAGGTTTGGCCAGTCATCCTCTGTAGGAGCATGGTTTTCTTTAAGATGATTTATGGTGTTTGGTAATACTTTtgcaaaaaaatgtttcaaaatgtataaagGCTGAAAAACGTTTGTTCCATTGTATTTCCGAAACAAATTGTCCATTGGGAGCACCTTCCCCCCAACAATTAGGGATAAACTTGAAAAGGGGGGCTGTTTTTTTGTCTGAGTCAAAAAAACAATTTTCGTGCCCCGGGagaacaattttatatatttttttcaacgcAATCAATCAAGTTATTTCGCTCAAAATTAAACACTATACAGTATCGGGGAAATCGGGacccagtttcacgaagctgtcttaggactaagccATGTCTTAGGATGGCCTTACGACATATCTAAGTCCAGAGTGGGTTTCACAAAGTGGTCCTAAATcaggacatctcttaaagttggtcataaagttaggacaacaCGAGAACTGTCTTATGACGGCCTTATGATAGTTatatacgtttatttatataaattacactattttttatattaattttgcatTTTATCTTACcattatctaattatctattcttCCTTTCCTGCTTATATTAACCAAATCTTTATAGATTAACGGATTATCatgatttgtcaacaatgaaaattcgatgtCTTGATATCAAGAATGCacgatttttatctttttaaccttttataaccaatTCAGGCCATggaaattgaattcaactcacttgtaccaaaaACATGTCatcatttatattcttttttcttaattttgtattaaaaaactTCATATGGATATTGGTGAATTATTTATAGATGATTTATATATAaactacatttatttttatatcaattgttgcaaattatgtcattatattaatcatCACGTTTAGTATAATTTATGATCATTTTATTTCGTttgtatttgaaaattgaaagaacttgcgacaggtttaggatgtcttagctaagatcatcctaagacagcttcgagacgaggtctgagatatgtcctgGGATATTCATTAGAAGATCATAAGACATGctctaagatatatcttatgacatgtcttaggatagcttcgtgaaatCGGCccctgtttttttaaattttttgttttgtcctctgcagaaaagaatattttttttctgaataatttgggatcagaatattttttttaggaaaaaaatcaTAACCACATCAtggaagttaaatggtcgttccctgaGTGAATGGTATAAAACCATGAgttttctgagaaaaaaaaccccaaatatttcattcatcagTATATCTGGAGAATGGTGAATCCTGAATCGTATGTGTTGTAAACATTCATATCATTAGTATGAGCTTTCACATATAGATTGTCACCCACATTAAGTTGGGTAATGGTCATTGCAGCATGTGATTCGTAATTATCATCGCCACTTTTAATAGCTCTAGCAAGTTTCGACGAATTCTTGTACAAGATTGCTTCTGCTTTTAATGATTTTGACGACACAAAAAATGACACGAGGTAATATCCCGCTTTCTCGCAAGTAAATTGTCCTCTGCTTGTCATGGATGAAGCGCTACTTATCCCGTGTCGTGCGTTTACAGTCGTGAATGATATAACCTCACCAGATGCCATTGTTTTCTGAGTAGGAACCCATGCTGACAGAAAAGCTGAAATGagataaaatatatcaaagtgATTATTAAATGGAGACATTTGTTTTACGTACGACttagaccccgtttacactgacaATAAAGATCGAGTAAAGATCGATCTTTGGTCCAGTGTAAACGGGTAaaatcgatcttcaatcggacttAAAAAGTCTACCTCTAGAGGTGGTTTTAAAAAGATCAATCTTATTTATATCgatctttttttttggggggggtggGGTGTAAACGCTTAGATGGATCGCAATCGATCTTTTTTCGGGTGTTTGTTATATTTAGATAGGAAATTAAAGGTTAGACCGGTTCTTTATTTTAATGTTGTAGTGTAAAGGCACTGGATTAAATCAGATCGATCTCGATCGATCTTGCCTGTGCAATGTAAACGCGACCTggtctttttaagatcgattcaaataaagatcgatttaatttcgttgccagtgtaaacggggtcttaTAAGTATTAAGGGTAATACAACCACTCTTTGTACGTTTATGATTAGCCTCTAGTCTACAAATGTCGAATTCTCTATTTCATGTTCACGAAGATTAGAAAAATTTGTTCCTGTATATAATAACTATGTATTACTAATTACATTTTTACTGAAGAAATCAGTCCTGTTAGAATGAAGAAGAAAAGATAGATAAGGAGCAATGAAAACATCatagataaaataaaatctaaacatgttttttctttctttctgaaAATCCCAAAGCAGGTCATGGGTTCGATTTCCAACCAAACCAAGGACATGAACATTTGGTATTGACTGATTTTCTGCTAAGCATGAGGATATAAGGGAGTAAGAATAAATACTGGTCGGCCATGAGTTCGAATAGTGTGTCTGGGTAGGGTGAGATATCTTCCTATGAACTATATTACCTTGTGAACCAGTACGTTTAATATCCGGTAAACGTCTAGCACCTTACTGTtaattaagtttcattaaaaacctcttaaaatttaatgaatcttttttaaaagccacaaaaaaaaaagcaaaagtcTCCCGCCTACTGTGCATCCTTGAATTTCACGCTTTCATGTCCATGTTAAAATCCCACTTTCTAAGAGACTAATTATGCTTtgacatctatactattaaatgagaaggcctcattttgtgtgtcgcttctcttccttccacaataaattgatCATTATGAATTGTGTTtcataggtaccatgcatagtcgctaTTGTCATCCTTGCATCTGATTATTCACtttggttattttgggagaaaaacgaaaataatgaCGTCCGGATCGATGTTGTTTCCGTTAACGGACTGACTTTTTTGGGGGctgtttttaaattttcttggtagcaaccatttgattttctgggtgGGGGAAAGGGGGATTTTTTTTGGAAGTTCGTTTCCactttttggagaaaaaaatgaaaaaaataatttgtttttcaccCTGAGAACtgagaaaaaataattgtttcacactcagctgccactatatgtaatgctaaaaatgatagaaaaacaattgttttcaacttgtcgccaaaaaatagattgtttttcgtaCATTCGACGAAAAACAACGTTTGTccgggacccccccccccccccccccccgaaaatcaaatggttactGCTTTTAAGTtagtacttggggacaggacaattattttcacGTTTTCTGTATCCTTTGATCATACCTATTCTATGAacaaagtgtatttgctatttacaaTCAATTCCAACTTGGCAAGTTTATCCACGGTGgtcaatgatatattatatatagagtTTCTCTATATAATTTATcagtgactgccgtggatagaaagtaaacttggaattagTAGTAAACAgcaaatatactttattttttagTACATATGTTCATAGTATTATAGAaaaacagaagaagaaaaaaacggactttggaaaaaggggtAGGGCTTAAAATTGACCTGTCACCACAGTACCCGCAGGTTAAGACATTTGATACCTTGCCTAAATTTCCtccagtcataaaatcttttttgaaaattcattcTACAACAATTTAAATATACTTCATCACGcactaaatgcccgcgatttcgctgGTGTGTTCTAGTAAGCATGAATCTTAGGAAGTGATAAACGAAGTTTTTACATTAGCTTAACATATTTGTTCTTTTCGTATGAACTTCATTGGTTTTCCTGAGTAAAAGTTATATCTCTtattagagcatttgcattattcacgtatcaggatacgtgcacggatcgacgtATACGTTTCGAACAGATTTGTTTAAAATAATGAGTTTACCccgatctcaattaaaatttaatgcattatataatattttcatcgggactaacttgacttaatttatattttcctcatatacgtgttaaacggatacgccagcaaatacttgattaatgcaaatgctcttttagagctttcttacaaattgacgaaaggtacgaacgaacgtaaagggagcacgtatttcatttctaCAAAAACAGCCtaaaagagtctttgttttatccagtaaaacagcattcttttctaaatcaagtttatttaaaaaaaaaaataatatcgcaaataatacacgattatAATATAATctaacagagaaaaatagtgtcaaatacacttacgtccgatacgttatttacgtaaaccacgagtacacacatttccgcgggaattttttaagcacgagtttcacgattaacatttcaatgacattattgaagatcgttagtctaaatttaacgacaagattcacatttatttttatttgttacagtacactttcagcaaattatcaaagtggaatatcgagatttgctataaaatgatgatacaatGATTTTAGaaagtaatgttgaataaatctaaaaaaataaaaaaataaaaagactttgtatatcaagaaataaatctACAGTTTTGCACCATATatattgtggattttataatgacgatttaacagtacacatgtttggaagatagacACGAAGTTGTCACATTTTCGTCCAGTgactaatatttcatgaatgttcaggacttaGGCAAAACGCAGTTATACGCTAAAATAACCGTTCCATTGCTCCGGTGTATCATATATCACATTAAGGCGATGATTCAAAAGTTATGAAATGAGCACCAGCATATGACATAGTTATAGTATAAAATTCATcctattttttcatttgattattttgAGCGTTGCAAATTATGAATCAAGGAAGTAATTTTATGTTTCTGATAGggaagaagacatttgtatttgctttgacattttcttaggttaaacagtgcaacattgtaatattaaAAGTGGGGGAGGGGTCGGTTTTTAGTTTTCTAGGGGACATTTTTTTCGTCTGACAACTCTATATTTAGAATACTTTGTAGTGTTACCTCctccgacctggtggtatcaataatcatattctaacctatcgtacgtcccgaaatcctaaatatatctcaagaaaaatccaatttaataagtgtcgtAGCATGCACGATTattgtccgaagttccacgactattaTATAAAtgtgtcaaaataaaggatccctaaaacgagtcttacgtatgattcgtcaagcatacgtaccttttgtcaatttgtaagaaagctctacttgttcaaaattcatctaaTATCAAAAACACAGCATATTCATATACAGAACAATTTTAAGTTCTTTGGTTGTTGAGTTTCTTTTACCACTAACTCATACCCTACATAATAATTTTTATCATAGATATATAgataaatcattttgaaatttcacaCATCATATATGCACATATATCTACTGCAATATTACGAAATACATGAAAATGGGACGAAACAATGGTCAAAAAAATTACTTTGAGCTATTTTATAcaccgtgataaaaaaaaaactcaatcgTAATTAGTATTGTCTGTAAACTAACCTCTTGAATTTATGGCATTGACCTTATCATTCAAATCGTCTAGCCTTGATTCATGACCTCCTAACCTTTCATTATTGACGCTAGCTGTTGACCGAACTCCATTCATACCACTCCGAATTGCGTTGGTGTTTACAGTTAACTCTTGTATATTTGAACGGAGCGCATCCAATCTTTTGGAATGAGTTTCAAGTTGCTCTGATAAATTTGATGCATTGTTATTCACAGACAGTATGGTTTTTCTTAATTCTGATTGCATGATTTCAACATGGTTggttaaatttttcattttttcattcacTTTGTTCACAGTATTGACCATTGAAgtgaaattctttattttttgaagGATTTCATTATCAATTTTCTCTTCTATTTCTTTCCGTAGTGTCGCAATGTCCTGTTTAACTTCAGTGAATTTGTTCTGGTTATCTCCAATATGTTCATCAATCTTTTCAACAAGATCTTTTTTCACATTATCGATAGTCTTTGTCATATTCTCTCTTTGTCCAAGGATTTCATGTGAAATTGTGTCTTTCGTGTTTTTCTGTAGTGTCGCAATGTTCTGGTTAACATCCGCAAATTGGTCCCTATTATCTCCAATATGTTCATCGATCTTTTGCTGAAATTCTAACTTCATGAGGTCCACAGTCTTTGAGGAATTCTGCACCTTTTCATCAAGATCTACTTTCACAGTATGGACAATCTTGGTAAAATTCTTCCTTTCTTCTAATTCATGCAAAAATGTCTCTTTCGTGTCTATCCATAAGGTATCAATGTCCTGTTTCAATGTTTCTAACTCCTCGTTTATTTTGCATTGTATCGTAGTATTAATAATCTCCCGTAATGGAATTTCTATTGACCGGACAATGTGTATGCTGATGTTAGATGTATCCACTATTGCAACAAGAGGCGCCCCTCTGTTGTCCAGTATTGGTGCAAcgaacttatataaatcctgacaCTTGGatgaataaatcataaaaattaaattcaaaatcgAGATATATCTATGCCCTAATAACATTTTGAAAGATCATGAAACTCGTTCATATGATTAATTCCGAAAAATAGTGAGAAATTCTAGAAAATTTACAATCTTGCCTTAAAATCTGTAAACGAAAATGTAAAGATTTGTTCGTTCTCAAAATTTATATAacttaaaaagttttataaatatcagATAATTTATACTTTCAAGAGGGTCACCTATCCTAGGAAACGTCAACTTTACTCAATTTCTAATTTTTAAATAACACTTTACAAAGTCACAAAGTTCAACAAGGACTATTACCAACGCCTATGCACGAAACTTGTGAAAAATTACAAGGACATCATTTGAgaaatgtctatttttttttaacttgaagcGGGACGGACGAATGCACAGACCAGAACACAACATGCCTCTCTTCTTACGTAGGTGGGGCATCAAACAATTAAATTAGAAGATTTAATATACGAagtacagatctaagagtacttgCAGATAATTAAAGCTAGTCAAGGCCTGTTACATATAATTAGTTTGTTCCGCAGACCAAATTACGGACACTGAATTAAAGGAATGTTCGTTAAATGTCTAAAACATAATGTCAAAATTAACTTATTATAAAACTAACCAAAACTCCTTATATCATCTTACTTgtccaaaacaaaacaaaaaatcataatttttattttttttggtaagacaATGACAGATTCTTGGGActtcttaaaataaaaacacaagacACATTTTTAATAGACTCGTCTCAGATGGCATATTTGTGTTGTTTAGTTGCTGACCTTATGtcgtgcatattttttttttagataatgttGAATATAGGATCAAACTTGTTTAAAACAATCATCATTGaccttaaatattttttctagGTAGAGcaaaaagtattttcaaatagACATTCATCAAAACCGGTAATGGCTCACCGGAGCCTCTAGTTTCTGCATAAAGTAAAATTGTTGTCAATTAAACGATTCGTACTTAAACGCAGTGTAAAACGATGTcaagattgaaaaacaaattaaatacttGATAGGGTTTTACCAGCTGCCAAAGTGACCAAAATACTTGAATACTTCTTTGAGATTCACAAGTTCAAGTACTTTTTTTATGTACCTACTAAAGGGAAGATCGTTGCGTTTATCAACCacttaaacaaataaattgagaatggaaatggggaatgtgtcaaagagacaacaacccgaccaaataaaaaaacaacagcagagggtcaccaacaggtcttcaatgtagcgagaaattcccgcacccggaggcgtccttcagctggcccccaaacaaatatataccagtccagtgataatgaacgccataccaatttccaaattgtacacaagaaactaaaattaaaataatacaagactaacaaaggccagaggctcctgacttgggacaggcgcaaaaatgcggcggggttaaacatgtttgtgagatctcaaccctcccctatacctctaaccaatgtagtaaagtaaacgcataacaatacgcacattaaaattcagttcaagagaaatccgagtctgatgtcagaagatgtaaccaaagaaaataaataaaatgacaataatacatatataacaacagattactagcagttaactgacatgccagctccagacttcaattaaactgactgaaagattatgatttcatcatatgaacatcaggcacaatccttcccgttaggggtttagtatcataccatcataacatatatgagaagaacataacccgtgtcatgccaacaactgtttttagaataaatgtgtttagttccgatgcaaagaccttatcagtgactcaatattaacgccaaaatatgcaatctttaatgacttgacaacagtatcgtaattatatcccttcttaataagtctattcaaaggttttgtaagtttctgaggtgaatactgacacctttgtactttataaagaatattaccataaaaaaatggatgtgaaatacctgaacgtatcagaagtctgcatgttgagctatatttacgaatgatgtctttataccgatgataaaatttagtaaatgttttgactagtttgtgatatcgaaaaccctggtgtaataatttttcaataatacataaatttctctcgttaaaatcgaaaacattgttacatacacgagcgaatcgtacaagttgagatatataaacaccgtaagatggtgacaagggaacgtcaccatctaaaaacggataattaacgataggaaatgaaaaatcatcccttttatcataaattttagtattcagctttccattagtgatatagatatcaagatcgagaaaagggcagtggtcattgttagtattagctttatttaaagtaagatcaacaggataaatttcattaatataaaaGCTATTGAAAAGCACACGATTTTCTTTGAGATACACGAACCGTAAATGACCGTTTTAATCTCTCTTCTCAGAAATTGACCGTaccatatttttttcctttttataaaatgatattttgagAACTCAAAtccaaagaccctaggtctctgtCACTTATGGATTACCAGTTACAAATACATATCccttatatcaaattcataaggTGAAATAACTATCGTATGGA from Mytilus edulis chromosome 7, xbMytEdul2.2, whole genome shotgun sequence encodes the following:
- the LOC139482222 gene encoding uncharacterized protein R10E11.5-like, which codes for MLLGHRYISILNLIFMIYSSKCQDLYKFVAPILDNRGAPLVAIVDTSNISIHIVRSIEIPLREIINTTIQCKINEELETLKQDIDTLWIDTKETFLHELEERKNFTKIVHTVKVDLDEKVQNSSKTVDLMKLEFQQKIDEHIGDNRDQFADVNQNIATLQKNTKDTISHEILGQRENMTKTIDNVKKDLVEKIDEHIGDNQNKFTEVKQDIATLRKEIEEKIDNEILQKIKNFTSMVNTVNKVNEKMKNLTNHVEIMQSELRKTILSVNNNASNLSEQLETHSKRLDALRSNIQELTVNTNAIRSGMNGVRSTASVNNERLGGHESRLDDLNDKVNAINSRAFLSAWVPTQKTMASGEVISFTTVNARHGISSASSMTSRGQFTCEKAGYYLVSFFVSSKSLKAEAILYKNSSKLARAIKSGDDNYESHAAMTITQLNVGDNLYVKAHTNDMNVYNTYDSGFTILQIY